Proteins co-encoded in one Abyssisolibacter fermentans genomic window:
- the rpmG gene encoding 50S ribosomal protein L33, with protein sequence MRDKIILACTVCKQRNYNTTKNKRQHPDRVEFKKYCKFCKTHTVHKETK encoded by the coding sequence ATGAGAGATAAAATAATTTTGGCATGTACTGTATGTAAGCAAAGGAATTATAATACTACAAAAAATAAAAGACAGCATCCAGATAGAGTAGAATTTAAAAAATATTGCAAATTCTGCAAGACCCATACAGTTCATAAGGAAACTAAGTAG
- the secE gene encoding preprotein translocase subunit SecE produces the protein MVAQAKSGKTRNFFKGIKAELKKISWPTKKELLNHTAVVLIACAIMSAIFFIFDKGFEEMIKFIIK, from the coding sequence ATGGTAGCTCAAGCAAAAAGTGGTAAAACAAGGAACTTTTTCAAGGGCATCAAAGCTGAGTTAAAGAAAATCAGTTGGCCTACTAAAAAAGAATTATTGAATCACACTGCAGTGGTTTTAATTGCATGTGCCATAATGAGTGCTATTTTCTTCATATTCGATAAAGGTTTTGAAGAAATGATCAAATTCATTATTAAGTAA
- the nusG gene encoding transcription termination/antitermination protein NusG: MSQKAKWYVAHTYSGHENKVKANIEKLVENRGMQDVIFEVKVPTEEHVEIKNGKKKVKERKKFPGYVMVKMIMTDESWYLVRNTRGVTGFVGPGSKPVPLTGDEVKKMGVQEILPSIDINSGDTVKVVSGPFENFMGTVKNINNERRKLKVFISMFGRETLVELDFEQVESL, encoded by the coding sequence ATGTCACAGAAGGCTAAATGGTATGTAGCTCATACTTATTCTGGCCATGAAAATAAGGTTAAGGCAAATATCGAAAAACTAGTTGAAAATAGAGGAATGCAAGATGTAATATTTGAAGTAAAAGTACCTACAGAAGAGCATGTAGAAATAAAAAACGGTAAGAAAAAAGTTAAAGAGAGAAAAAAATTCCCAGGGTATGTTATGGTCAAAATGATTATGACTGATGAATCATGGTACCTTGTGAGAAATACACGAGGAGTTACAGGTTTTGTAGGTCCTGGTTCAAAGCCAGTCCCTTTAACAGGTGATGAAGTGAAAAAAATGGGAGTACAAGAGATTTTGCCTTCTATAGACATTAATTCAGGAGATACTGTGAAAGTGGTATCTGGACCTTTTGAGAATTTTATGGGTACTGTAAAAAATATCAACAATGAAAGACGAAAGTTAAAAGTGTTTATATCCATGTTTGGAAGAGAAACGCTTGTTGAACTAGATTTTGAACAAGTAGAAAGTCTATAA
- the rplK gene encoding 50S ribosomal protein L11, which translates to MAKKVTAVVKLQIPAGKATPAPPVGTALGPHGVNIMGFCKEFNAKTADQPGMIIPVVLTVYQDRSFTFITKTPPVAVLIKKAIGIESGSGEPNKKKVATISKDKVKEIAEIKMPDLNANDIEAAMSMVAGTARSMGVVVED; encoded by the coding sequence ATGGCAAAGAAAGTAACAGCTGTTGTTAAATTACAAATTCCAGCTGGCAAAGCAACACCAGCACCACCAGTAGGTACTGCTTTAGGACCACATGGTGTTAATATTATGGGTTTTTGTAAAGAATTTAATGCTAAAACTGCTGACCAACCAGGTATGATTATTCCAGTTGTGTTAACAGTATATCAAGATAGATCCTTTACATTTATAACAAAAACTCCTCCAGTAGCAGTTTTAATTAAAAAAGCTATTGGTATAGAATCAGGTTCAGGTGAACCAAACAAGAAAAAAGTTGCTACAATTTCAAAAGATAAAGTAAAAGAAATTGCAGAAATTAAAATGCCTGATTTAAATGCAAATGATATAGAAGCTGCTATGAGCATGGTAGCAGGAACTGCAAGAAGTATGGGAGTCGTAGTAGAAGACTAG
- the rplA gene encoding 50S ribosomal protein L1: MPKRGKNYKDSLKLYDKQELYDVKEAIELVQKTSKAKFDETIEVSARLGVDSRHADQQVRGTVVLPHGTGKTKKVLVIAKADKQKEAQEAGADYVGAEEYIAKIQKENWFDFDVIIATPDMMGMVGRLGRILGPKGLMPNPKSGTVTFDVAKAVNEIKAGKVEYRVDKTNIIHVSVGKKSFGTEKLIENFNTLMEAVIKAKPSAAKGKYLKSVVVSSTMGPGIKINADKIME, translated from the coding sequence ATGCCAAAAAGAGGTAAGAATTATAAAGATAGTTTAAAATTATATGATAAGCAAGAATTATATGATGTTAAAGAAGCAATTGAATTAGTTCAAAAAACAAGTAAAGCAAAATTTGATGAAACTATTGAAGTATCAGCAAGACTTGGTGTAGATTCAAGACATGCCGATCAACAAGTAAGAGGAACAGTTGTTTTACCACATGGTACTGGTAAAACTAAAAAGGTATTAGTTATTGCAAAAGCAGATAAGCAAAAAGAAGCTCAGGAAGCTGGAGCAGATTATGTTGGAGCAGAAGAATATATTGCTAAAATTCAAAAGGAAAATTGGTTTGATTTTGATGTAATAATTGCTACACCAGACATGATGGGTATGGTTGGTAGACTAGGAAGAATATTAGGACCAAAAGGTTTAATGCCAAATCCAAAATCTGGAACAGTTACATTTGATGTAGCTAAAGCAGTTAATGAGATTAAAGCAGGTAAAGTTGAATATAGAGTTGATAAAACTAACATAATACATGTTTCAGTAGGAAAAAAATCTTTCGGAACTGAAAAACTTATTGAAAACTTTAATACACTTATGGAAGCTGTTATCAAGGCTAAGCCTTCTGCAGCTAAAGGAAAATATTTAAAGAGTGTTGTTGTTTCAAGTACAATGGGTCCTGGAATAAAGATAAATGCAGATAAAATAATGGAATAA